The Drosophila innubila isolate TH190305 chromosome 2R unlocalized genomic scaffold, UK_Dinn_1.0 1_C_2R, whole genome shotgun sequence DNA window taattaaataaatatcctATAAATACAATCAAGCTCGTTAATTaatggatgtgtgtgtgtgtgtgtgtgtgtgtgtgtgtgttaggaTATGATTATGaggtgtgtttgtgtatttgaTATAATACATATGCAATTTATTCGTGAGTTTCGCTTATGATTTAAGCATTAACTTAGCAcgttaattaactttatttcttattattgcCATCGTTAGCCAACAATAGCTCTTTGGCTTCCTTCTTGCCGCGTTTCTTTTCCTCCTTGGCATGCAGCTTGGCTAGACGCTCCTCCTCCTTGGCCAAACGCTTCTCCTCCTATaacaaagaaaatcaaatagtaaTATAATTACTATGCCTATGAAAACATTGTAAATATGCaagtttaataatgaaatcgAATTTACTCTATTAGACATATTCGTGTTACTGATATCAGACAAACTTTGATTACTCAGTATATTCTTAgtcaaatgtttatttaaatttattggactttattattattctattttaatttccatcCTATTATTCTAGCTAAAATCTATGATTTGCATatcatatgaaataaattaagggCTTTTTGGCTGTATTgcaattttgctttttaaaattgcatatttaagtttaatcaAAATCTAGGTTTATTACACATGCAGTTCCTTTTTTTCTAtgtgttttaaatgttttaataaaaatacatttttcagcaCGGTTGGAAGAGTATCTGTCAGTGTCAGCTAGTAATTACAATATGTTCGCTTGTTTAACAAGCAATAAATAGAAAGCTTAAAAAGTGCATCAAATTCAAAAAGAGGTTGCGCATTATGAGTTACTTTTTGTTTGCACCACCCACATCAGGATTGGCTTATGGAATGGTGTGGGGCTTGGAAATTTATGCCCTGTAGCACAAAAGACCCGTTCGGGCCAGGtttaatgaaaaactttgcagGCAGCGGATGCAAACGAGGCCAATTACAAACAATGCGACTGGGCGCCGTGTGGCGCCCCCTGGTGGCAAAACAATAAAGTCGTATGCCCCACAATAACAGTctgagataaagagagagagagagcgagagagatgtACATAAAGcaaaagtgagagagagagagagagagagagagagagtcaccTTTCTGGCTTCCTTTTCAGCTTTCATCTTGAGCTTCTCTTCCTTCTTTTTGCGCTCCATGGATTCGTTCTTCTTGTTGTCGGCTTTCTCCTCTGCAAAATTGTCGAGCggaacttaattaatttcgtaCATCCCTGGCGCCATCTATCAGTTAACAAGATCAActtactgctgctgttgctgctgctgttcgtAAAAAGAGGAAAACTTCGACTCGAAGCACACGAATGTGGCTTACAGTTACTCCCTGCAGCGCCACCGATGACGGAGGAACTGCCGCACGCACCTGACTTGGAagtggagctgctgctgcccccCAATGATGCACTTCGTCCGCCTGGCGCCTTGCTATTTATTGGGGCACCAGCACCATTCGGAAGTTTCTTGTCCTTGGGCATCACATAGGCATTCTTGGGTAGCGAGTTCTTTGAGGTAACCGGACAAATCTTGGCGCCGCCAGCTTTCAGTGGTGGCGGTGCCAGTGCCGTACAGCTCAGCTGTATGTTCATCGGGCTGGGGCGACGCGGCGGAGGCGGAGATGCCGATTCCCGCAGCAGAGGCGCCAGTTCATGGCCGCTTGACTTCGTATACGAGGCGTAGCTGGAAaagacatatttatttaatttaaatatatcaaataaaattaaaacattaccTATTGAATGATATTATGTACAttgtaaaagttttatttatgattgagaaaataatgaaattaaagttaagtCGGTGGGTTATGTCTAGTGCAATGTGTAAAAGGTAAAAATAtgagttaatttattaatatacttatttcttttatatatttctttaacaTCGACCAAATTAAcataagagaaaaaaattttacaatttagtataaaaagtttaattgtattttatacaatttaaatttttagctaaaaatatataaaagtgaaGTTAAGAAGTCGAGGGTGTATTCAAAAAACTTgtatcaggtgtgttctacaaatctatAACAGCGTTAAAGCAGCCCAAAAGCAActgttggtgttcctaaaaacaaaaaaaacattgctttcaaatgtctaaaaaattcttgagagacttgacaaaataaaatatttattaaagtaaattaaaatatctttgaattgaataaaaatgcaaagaaattatatttgataataTAAAATCTCTAACATTTCAGGAACACAAACATTTCGAACGGCTGTTTTCGAAAACATTTCACTTCAatatctctagagatttctgaaACACATCTATATGTGACATTTTGTGAGAGGTTGGGAGAGTGTAAGGGTTGCTCAAGGAGTGTATTTATGTgttgattaataatttttttttattatttttaatatctgtATTTAATGATAAGAGATTTCTGAAACACATCTATATGTGACATTTTGTGAGAGGTTGGGAGAGTGTAAGGGTTGCTCAAGGAGTGTATTTAtctgttaattaattaatttttttatatattttttatatctgtATTTAATGATAAGAGATTAGTAAGTGAGCGTGAGAGTCAAGAGGTCTACCCACCGAAAACGTGGATTGCTGACGTGCACCGGCGAGGGATGAGGCACTTTGGCAGGACTGCGAAACTCCTTAATGGGTGGCAGTCGATTCTGGAGATCGAGCAGACGACTCTTGACGTGTCGCCTTCCcgggtatgtgtgtgtgggcatcATGGGCGTCATGGCGCCGCTGGCACTACCACTACTGCTGCTCGATGAGGATGTGGAGGCGGAATTGCTCAGCATATGCAGCGGCTTGCGCGGCACAGCGCCAGAGCAGCCGCTGGGGCAACCGCCATGATGTGAATGATGTACTCCATTGTCACGCGGCGAAAGCGAGCCAACGCTAGTCGAGGAACAGGAGGATGAGCCCGATGGTGAGATCACCTGATGCTGATTATGGTGCTGATTATGATGCTGATTATGATGCTGATTATGATGATGGTGTGTATTGGGTGATGGCGGTGCCAGATGATTGGCACTGGCAGCCGACGCAGTGATCGCCGCGGGCGAGGCAGGCGAGCAGGGGCCACTGCTCGATATGGAAGACGTCTTGGAGTAGTGCGAATAACCCGATAGCGTGGAGCCCGCCGATCCCGTCGAACTCATCGAGTACAGGCTGTCCGACTGCGACACACGTCCATGTGCTCCACGTGGCGCTGCATAGTGATGTCGAGCACCTGCCGCCGTGTGCAACGTGGGCTGATGGAATGCATGGTGTTCGCTGTGTGCATCATTCATGGAATAGGAGCTGGCTGAAGCGACCACGCCGCCAGCGTGTACACCCGCTGAGGCCCAGCTTTTGGCACCCATGGAGTAACTGCTGGCCGACTCCTGTATGCGCCAGCTGCCCGATGACGACGTCAGTCTGTTCACCCGCGCCCTGCAGATCACGCACCGCAGAGGCAGCAGTCGTTGGGCCACCGCACTCTGTATGGTCTTGACAAAGCAACGCCGGCAGACAACTCGATGGCCACACGGCGAGGTCTGCATTGTGGCGCGTGCATTGATGCAGATCACACATTCATCCTCCTGCGAGGTAGGCGGATCCGGTTCGCTCTCCTCCTCAAGTTTGCTCAGCAACTTGTCCTGTAAGTAACGTGAAGTAATGTGAAATCTTTAGACCAATTTAAGCGTTATTTTATGTTgcagcctaaaagtatgccacacttattgttatacaatttaaaatattaaaattatttccccACAGCATTAAGACTGTAATCTCTAACGATTTTAATGGGCATAatgtttgtgatttttttaattttagtctaGATTGGTTTGACAACTGTAACACGTTAAGAGCTTAAAACTCGACTGATTATACTGTGGAACATGTTTGtggctttttaaatttagtctagattaattttgcattcagtttttttttaatgtttttttcagtgagaatatatttatctaattttttcCCTTAATTTTATGGTATCTGTTGCACATTAAaactgcatttattttattatgaacattttgtggtttattaaaaattaatcttgATTCATTTGGCATTCAGTTCAATTATTACTTGggctaaatatattttatgaaaatatcttTATCCATTTTTTCTTCTATATGGAATCTGTTACAAATAATTAGCAAGCAGCTATGAAgtaatttggaattttttatatattataagtatTGCAATGGGATGTAAATGATGTCAGAGGCTTTTTACTGGCCAAGGGCGCAGTCGGAAGCCATTTGACAtgccaataaatatatatcacaCCACCAATTGGAGTcaataaaattgagatttcattatgacaattttaataaataattaatgcaaCAATCTGCGCATTGGCTAACTGTATTTATATGACATGCAAATTGAGGAATTTCAAGTCAATTTGATGGCTGATTTTGTGCGATTTGTTTTGTCAGCTTCGATTGATAATTAACTGAGCTGAAAATTGGCCAATGGCGCAGCTTTTATCGCttattgtttgcatttgtttatatttaaagctggGTGGGAGTGCGACCTCAGACTGTTTATAATGAATTAATATAGACTTAaggtattttattatatttcttaagaattgttaaattgaacattgttgtcttttattgttgttgtcgctgctgtctGTGGGCCATTAAATATGTGATTcagcaaatttttattattattatttattgggTGAATGGTcggctttaattttaataaactatatataactgttgtttatttttagactgtcgatattattatttttattgctgtgcAATGTACCTTTAAGATCGTCATCAACTCTCAAGGCACGAGGAAGTCGTAAAAGAATGTGCCATGAGTAAAAACAGAAGTTGTTGGACGGGTTTCAGAGCAACTTATGGACTAGAACTTAGAATGGGCCTTGCACTTGGCGGCTTTCAGGGCCATCAACATATGCTTAGCTCAAGGTGCCAAACACATAACTAGCAATTTGCAATTACCAATTGGTTATTATTTTACAGCTGAAAAACCTCAAAGCAATCGCGTTACGAATGCCAAACTGCAGTCAAAAGCAATATTCCATGGCATTTATTAGTAGACTGTGCATCATAATGACCCTGACTACAGACTACTGGCTGCGAATCATTGCCAGATTAAGATTcagcaacaaattcaatttatgcataaatcAAAACCACTCCAACAATACACCCATAACCGCTAAATTGCACGCCCGCAACTTGGCTAAATGATTTTGAATGATTAATGCTCTCAAAATGCTAAACTCATCGCCTCACTAATTGACCCGCAACCGGAGAAGAGCACTGAACGGAGGATGGTCAGAACTGCTTTaaagcatatacatatattttcactgttgttgcggttgttgttggtgtttttgttgtagttggatCTTGCGGCTGACAGCGGTCAACGAAAGGCGATAAGCATCAACAGCTGCTGAGACTGAGAGCATTCGGTCAAGGTAAGCAGGCTGGAAGTTATACACcgctaaaaatacaaaatatttcaataattgaaTTATCTATCTTACTAATTCAATTAatccataataataataattcttttaagtttttaaataaattcagatAACTTgtgtaaatacaaattatgattTGGAAGTAAGGGAGTTGTGCTTATATATCTTTTCAGAAACACTCATGTATTTCTATCCTCtgcaatataatttattttcaagaattttgacttttttaattttatataatttaaatttgttttatgtaaCATCTGGTATAATTTCAAGAAACTTCTTTCtcaatatattcaataatttttttaaatagttataagagctatttaaaaaaagttccaTTTCATAGACACAACATTTTCTTTCTGTGTATTCTAAATCACTCCCACATAGCACTTATGTTGCACCGACTGCAGCATCAATGACAGCGAAATGAAAGCCTGTTCCATTGGCACCTGAACTTTGGCTTTGTCTTTGTAATTGCTAAATTCTCAGGTAGTAGCTGGCCACACACTGTGATCATCCTCGGTGATCTTTGGGCACTTGACTCATTTTGTATGCTTTGCAGGCGACAGGCGTGCGACATgaggaaattaaaaaacaattttacgaTTTGACACCCCTGCACCGCTTCAATCTCCACAACCTTTGTTTCTCCCGCTTTGGTGAGTATTTGAGTGGCATGCGCGATTAGCTAATCTAAATATTTGGCACAGGTTGGAGGCGGAACAGGCGACgatcaagttcgttgcctcagtcttttgttttgccatAGGGCCGTGCGAATTGATTTATCAGACAAACGACAGCCGACAACCGACAATCAATACGCACAATACGGCAACTCAGCAACTTCTAGGCAACGTTCCCAGACAGCAACTTGGACAGGCAGCATGCGCTTTAGCAGCGTTCAGTTCGTCTACGGAACTCGGCCAGAACAGAGCGTTGTTGTCGGTGTTGTCAAAGTGAACGAAAGGCGGCACCTAAATACgagtgtttgtgttgttgttgtgcatgtTGTGTGTGCGATTTTTATGGCTGTCAATGCGGAAGCGCCtatcaaaataatacaaaattcaaatactcGTAGTTATCAAAGTGCGATATTTTGTTGATGTCTGAGGTTCATTGAACGCCCATTTTCAGCTGGCCCTGTCTGATAATAATCAAACAACGACATCGACAATAACAACTTCcagttaaatttttgcaacCACTTGCGATGATTTTACCAACTGCCTCCACATTGTGCAATGTCTTTACATTTCTGCTGGGTAAGTTTTTTGGACCCCCTTTAAAGTGTCTTGTGTTCTTAGGCAATTAGCATCCATTATCTTGACTTAACACTGAGCTGTTCTTTTTGTCAGCTAGCCAAATATTTACTCATGTTTTTAGTCACAAATTTGTTCATAAGTTCAAGGTGTAGTGGGTTGTAAATAGTACGATATCTTAGATGTATAAGACATCGAACTTATGCGTGAATAAGAGTCAAGTATTTGGTAGACACAAGTGCCAATTGTTGACATTTGATGCATGAATTTACTTTGGGTTCGGTTTGTCGGCTAACTTGAGGGTTTACTGAGCCATGAAGTAAGGTTGCATTGGCACCGAACAACCGATTGAACAATGGCTCAACTGACGGGTGTACTAACTTGTAAGACAATTCAAGGTATAGTAATTTACCTTCGATCAATTGATGCGAGGCTTTTACTAAATATAGGCCAAGATGTTGCTTGTAACTCATGCATTGTTGCCAAGCTtcagcattttaaataacGAGGAGATATATagtcattaattaattacaaacatatattGGATTTTAACTTacttctatttctatttactGTTGCCAAGCTTTATAAGCTCGTATACATACATTGTAAGCATATGACTTCCTGAGTCTTTCCAGCATAATGCAATTGGTAATTGTAATGATTtgtaacttaaataaaactgaataaGATATAGGTTCAccttaaatatacaaaataaaaacttaattgctTAAAACTATTCCTCAAAAGCTttagcaataaattttaagctcaTACTTTTCTCATAGGAACACAGTGCACTTCCGTCACgttttaagattttatgaTGATTTACGAGAGTAAAGCTTCCATAAGGTGTAGCTTTATTACATATATGCTTTAAATTaagacttttttatatttcttttttatatcaatGTCATACTATTTTATATCGAGAACCTTTGAGTATAGTTTAGATACAAATCTGTTATACAACAATGTGATAATTCACttaaaaacaagaataaaatTCTGTTAATTAACTGCCAgccaaaaaaacttttaaatgaacaaGAGAACAacgtaataattaaattaaatgtacaaCGTGACGCAAATGTGGAAGCAAAcgtgaacaaaacaaaataaagaaaactacaAACAGAGCcataagataaatatatatatttgtatatgcgAGCATATCGTCTATACGTAAGACAAAGTCTCTTCCGctctgcagcaacaacaaggaaaAACTAGTagtaaatttacataaataaaatatatttagactATATGCATAAAAATGAGTCTGAGTAGCGAAACGGAAAGTGTTGAACAAACCATAAGCTGCAAACTAATTTGACCTTGCCTAAGGTCATGAttatcgctgttgttgttgcttccaTTTGGCATCTAATCAAATCGAATCAATTCAAAATCATCGCTAAATCTGTGTAGCAAAACAAACatcgaaaaaaaatgcaatgtcATTGACATTGCAATGTTGACCCAGTGCCACGCCTCCCATTACACAGCCTCAATAAATGTATTGACGGTGATAGCAACTTGATAGAAACTCGTTTTGGAGAAGTTTAATGGGTAAAATGACTCTTCTAAGACTTTGGAAATGTTtgacttaatttaatatttcagtgaaaaatgta harbors:
- the LOC117784490 gene encoding phosphatidylinositol 3-kinase 2 translates to MPFGRKSPLEALALPGVMLAYKYSQFRQRRREAASRRVTERELSALHHKIDKLLSKLEEESEPDPPTSQEDECVICINARATMQTSPCGHRVVCRRCFVKTIQSAVAQRLLPLRCVICRARVNRLTSSSGSWRIQESASSYSMGAKSWASAGVHAGGVVASASSYSMNDAHSEHHAFHQPTLHTAAGARHHYAAPRGAHGRVSQSDSLYSMSSTGSAGSTLSGYSHYSKTSSISSSGPCSPASPAAITASAASANHLAPPSPNTHHHHNQHHNQHHNQHHNQHQVISPSGSSSCSSTSVGSLSPRDNGVHHSHHGGCPSGCSGAVPRKPLHMLSNSASTSSSSSSSGSASGAMTPMMPTHTYPGRRHVKSRLLDLQNRLPPIKEFRSPAKVPHPSPVHVSNPRFRYASYTKSSGHELAPLLRESASPPPPRRPSPMNIQLSCTALAPPPLKAGGAKICPVTSKNSLPKNAYVMPKDKKLPNGAGAPINSKAPGGRSASLGGSSSSTSKSGACGSSSVIGGAAGSNCKPHSCASSRSFPLFTNSSSNKEKADNKKNESMERKKKEEKLKMKAEKEARKEEKRLAKEEERLAKLHAKEEKKRGKKEAKELLLANDGNNKK